aaataattaatagaacacaatttatcaaaatagatataatgatttcatattcttatataaaatgttatatttgtatataagtattcatatatatatatatatattatatatatatatatattaaataagaaGTCACATAAATTACTTTTGTTTAGGTGTCGATCATATAGTTACTTtaagaaaaaatgttataatttgattgttgagagattttcaattttcaattattatattttaatttaaaataaaaagtaagtCTAGAATTAGTTAATATCAATtaccaaataatataaatgatattaaaacaataatatatggTAACTAATAGTTAAATTATAGAAAGTGTAATAATGTTTGATTAAttctttatatatctatatactaCATAAAATAGTTAATAGAACACAAATTatcgaaatatatataatcatttcatattcttatataaaatgttatatttgtatataaaatactataataattattaatgtcTTATAATGTCCATATATGtcttataaaaaactaaaacatttataatattatctatCATGGCTTACAAAATTACTTTATCATGattttcaattattaataagagtttataaaacatttataaaaaatagaaatttctCATGTATATTAAACGAAAAGTCATTTAAGtgacttttgtttttatgtctATCATTTGTGAAGtcataatttcttttataattttcttggttggtagttttaattttatttattttaatttagatttaaatataaaaaaatctacaacCAATTAATATCTCTTGCCAAGTAATCTAAATTATATTACAAATAGTggtttatggtaactaattgttgaaattatataaagaataataatgtttggtaaaaaaattatatttataaacaacataatataatgacgattttttttattaattttaNNNNNNNNNNNNNNNNNNNNNNNNNNNNNNNNNNNNNNNNNNNNNNNNNNNNNNNNNNNNNNNNNNNNNNNNNNNNNNNNNNNNNNNNNNNNNNNNNNNNAACATAGACAAAGTCCTCAGAGGACTCCGTGTTGGAACCTTGTTCCATCAAGATGCTCGTTTATGGGCTCCGGTCACAGACTCCACTGCTCGTGACATGGCAGTTGCTGCAAGGGAGAGTTCCAGAAAGCTTCAGGCCTTATCTTCAGAAGATAGGAAACAGATTCTGTATAGTGTCGCCGATGCTCTTGAAGCAAATGAGGAAACAATCAGAGCTGAGAATGAATTAGATGTAGCTGCTGCACAAGAAGCTGGACTTGAAGAGTCAATGGTGGCACGCTTAGTTATGACACCTGCCAAGGTAAGCCAGTATTCTTGGTGTGGTATTGTGCTTTTTGTATGACCTTATTGTGTAATCTAAAGGCTTTCTTGCTTTTTGCTTGATAGATCTTGAGCCTTGCAGCTTCAGTCCGTAAGCTAGCTGATATGGAAGATCCAATAGGCCGTGTTTTAAAGAAAACTGAGGTCCTCAAGAGAATAATTGCTATCATATGATCCTCCTTGTTGACGTATACTAGTTGTTTATGCTATTTGTTCTTGGTGATAATTGCTTTTACAGGTGGCAGAGGGTCTTGTTTTAGAGAAGACCTCATCTCCATTAGGCGTACTCCTGATTGTTTTTGAGTCTCGACCTGATGCACTTGTCCAGGTATGTTAAAGAGTCAAatgtcctctctctcttcttagAAATGTGAAGTTGCTGAAGCTTTCCTTTTACTCACAAACCAAACAGATAGCTTCACTTGCCATTCGTAGTGGAAACGGTCTTCTACTGAAGGGTGGAAAGGAGGCTCGGCGATCAAATGCTATCTTACACAAGGTACAGCGCCTCagattttatcatttataaGGCTGCCGCAAAGTTACCAGCTCTTTTAATTCACTTAATTGGATGATAATTTGGTTTAGGTGATCACTGATGCAATTCCAGAGACTGTCGGTGGTAAACTCATCGGACTTGTGACTTCAAGGGAAGAGATTCCTGATTTGCTCAAGGTAAACAGATTTACAAACATGGAGCTGCAACAACTCtttattatctttttgttaaaaCTAGCACCCACCATACCATTTGCATTTTGTGCTACAGCTTGATGATGTTATTGATCTTGTGATCCCAAGAGGCAGCAACAAGCTTGTTTCCCAGATAAAAAGTACTACAAAAATCCCTGTGCTAGGTCATGCAGGTACGGTTTCaactttgcttcttttttttttgttccatatAATTCTTTAGTAGGGTTGTGCTAGAGGAGTGTTGATGACTTTATTGTCTACTTCCAGATGGAATCTGCCATGTATACGTCGACAAGGCATGTAATCTGGATATGGCAAAGCGCATAGTCTCTGATTCAAAGTTGGATTATCCTGCAGCCTGTAATGCGATGGTAAGAGAGCTCCTACCTTCCCTCGAGATTTCAGTAATGCAGTGAGCTTATGGATTACAATCTTATCTGTCTTTTCAGGAAACGCTTCTTGTGCATAAGGATCTAGAGCAGAATGCTGTGCTCAATGAGCTTATATTTGTTCTACAGAACAATGGTAAGTTCATAAATGGGCCAATTTATTTGTGTGGCTATTAGTTACTGTTTATTTGGCAGCATACATGTATGTACATACCTTCAATTATACTTATGAGGTATATTTAACTACAGGAGTCACTTTGTATGGTGGACCAAAGGCAAGTACAATACTGAACATACCAGAAGCACGGTCGTTCAATCATGAGTACTGTTCCAAGGCTTGCACCGTTGAAGTTGTTGAAGACGTTTATGCTGCTATTGATCACATTCACCGACATGGGAGGTAAAAACTCAGACCATAACAGACATTGTCGTTTGTAATCATCTTTTGTATCTTGTGCTGGAAATGTTCACTCTTTATCTTGTCTTGTAATGTTATTGAGAGCAGTGCACACACAGACTGCATTGTGACAGAGGATCCTGAAGTTGCAGAGCTATTCCTTCGCCAAGTGGACAGGTAAAATACTGAATCATGAACTTTGCTTACTCAATCTCAGACTTTGATTATGTTGGTAACTGACTTTTAAGATATGCGGTCATTGAACAGTGCTGCTGTGTTCCACAACGCAAGCACAAGATTCTCTGATGGTTTTAGATTTGGACTTGGTGCTGAGGTGGGAATAAGCACAGGCAGGATCCATGCCCGTGGTCCAGTCGGAGTTGAAGGATTACTTACAACAAGATGGTATAACTTTTAGTTTCATGGCGCTTTCTGTGAATGTTCTTTATGAATTAGTTTTGTAAGTAAAGAATGGTTATGGTGTGTGTTAACAGGATAATGCGGGGAAAAGGACAAGTTGTGGATGGAGACAATGGGATTGCTTACACCCATCAAGACATTCCCATCTAAACTTCCAAGACTTTTTCTCTTTGTGTCTGTTTGTGTTGAGACTTGGAAGTGAGGAGAGGAGAGGATGACCTTTTTGTTTCCTCTCTGCCAATATCATATCCTATCGCTATTGTTATCGAAACCCTCCCCTTGTGAAGTggttttgatttagggtttagagtttgcaCCAAAAATAAGTTTCCGTTTGCTCATAAGTAAGACGATGAATGTTTTTTATTAGCTTGGTTCTTCTTTgtccaacaaaaagaaaaaaaaaactcgttgTAAGGGATACCTACCCTACACCTTTCTGATTTATCAATTTATCTTTTGAGTTTGAATCTGCATTGTGAACATAAGAGTCTCATTCTTTGCATCAATGGCAATCTCATCTGGAAAAGCCATGCAACTAAACTTAAGCCTGAGTCCACTCTTCTTGGTAACAGTTTCCATAAAGACCAGGCAATGGCATGCTTACTACAACTTGTAACATGTTCCCTCTTACACTCTCTAGTTAAGTactcaaaaaaggaaaaaagaataatattcaattgagaaatgttttgataagttacaaaaaatagAGACAAACACCAAATGACTAAACAAGATAAGATATACATCATTTTGTTTATACTTTTATTCAAAGCCAAAGAAGAATAACAGAAGCACAAAGTTTGAGAGagataaaatacacaaaaaaaacaaaaaagaagatcCCACATAAGATAATCACATAACTATCTCTGGCTTCAAGATGTTGGATTTGATCTCCTTGTGTGGCAAAACAACCCCTCCATTGGTGTATATCTCATCCCCAACATGAACATCTTCCCCCAAGATCGTCATGTTCTCAATCCTAGCCCACTGCCCAACCGTTGAGTGCCACCCTACGATACTGCTCGAGACACACGCATGCTTCTTAATCCTTGCCCCACGCATGACCGTGCACCGCGAAAGCCTCACCCCTGACTCAACAACGCAGCCTGGACCAATGGCCACGTCTGGTCCTATCAAACACCCTTCCCCAATCTTAGCAGTTTCATCCACCAGAACATTCCCAACGATGTGTGCACCAGTGGTCAGCTTGGCAGGAGATTTCTTCCTCAGAGAGTCTAAGTAGAGTCTCAGGCCCGTTATGTAGTCCTTGGGTTGTCCAATGTCCATCCAGAATCCAGGTAGCACCATGGCGTAGAGCCCTTGAGCTGCAGCAATCTTGGGGAAGGTCTCTTTCTCGATTGACGTTGGTCTTAGCTCAATCTTGTCGAGAACCGATGGGTTCAGAAGGTAAATCCCAGCGTTGATCTTGTTGCCTACAAACAGTTTTGGCTTCTCCACAAACTTCTCAACTTTTCCTGTAGTTTCATCCATGACAACAACTCCATACTTGGACGGTTCATCAACCTGTCAAACCAATATACACAGATCCACACTAGATTAACAAACATATAAACTTATCACTTAACAAGAAGAGATCGATGTTCAAGAAAATTGACTAGACATTAACAAattgttgatttattttttatatattataattttacattaaatACTTTTGCTTTTGGacttaattaataaaattattttaataaattaacatatacaaaaaataaactaGACAAATTTGTGGATTTGCACTAATATAATTGTTTAATTTAGACTAATTTAGAACGATTTAAGTTGCATAAATGAATATTAAGAAGGTGCCTAGGAGATTATTAGGTTTGATGATCTCACCTTTGTCACCATAATGGAGGCTTCACCACCGTGAGCTTTGTGAAACTCAATCATCTCTTTGAGAGGGTACTCACTGATCACATCACTGTTGAGGACAAAGAAGGGCTCGCCAGATCCATCAACCAGTTTGTCTCTAGCTAGAGCCAGAGGACCAGCCGTGCCCATAGGCTCAGTCTCTTGTGAGCAAGTGATTTTGATTTCGAGCTTTGCCTCAAAGTCCTTCAAGAAGTTAAGCATCACCTCTGGTTGGTAATTGATGGCCAAAACCACTTCGTCAACTCCAACTGCCTTGAGTGCCTCTATCTAACAAAGAACACATGCTTCGGTTAAAAACTAAGACCAAAGACAATGATAACTAGAAGAACATCATTAGGGTACCTGATGAAGGATCATGGGTTTGTTAGCAAAGTCAACAAGGGGCTTTGGGAAACTGAGAGTCAATGGTCTCAAGCGAGTCCCGAACCCTCCAACAAGAATGAGAGCCTTCATCTTCTAGGACTCAAACTACACTCTTTCAATTCCTGTAAATGCCAAAGTCAGATCTTAAACAATATGTTGTTTTGTAGCTACAAGATCTGAGATTTAATCAAAAGTCTTAAACCACATTGTGTGAATTCATAACGCTGTGGAATTGACTAAAAGAAGACAAGTAGGTGAAACAGAACAGAACACTTGCATTCAGATCCACACGAACACAATAGATCAAAAAATCAGACAAAGCTAACAACTTTTGCCTGAAATTCAGTTGCTTGATCAGACAATTCAACACAAACCCCAACAGCTGTGAAAATGTTTGAATCACGTCACTAAcataatcaaaaaaaatctCAGCTTAAACCCAGATCGGTCACCATCATATTCAAGATTTAAACCCAAATAAATGAATCCGCAAAAACCCACAAgaattcaaatcaaactcaaagAAAGGACATGCAACATCACGTCGAGATGAAAGTAAGAGACTTTAGGCATTACCTTGGAAGAAGAGATCTCAGGGGATCGAGAGATCTGAGATCGGAAAGAGAGAGTTGGGGGGTCAGGCTGAGCTGTGATGATGAGGAAAGGAAAAGAGTTTTGTTGGCAAATCATTTATCAAAGGATACCcatttgttatatttatatacacacacaccGTGAAGATAACGAAAAGAGTTTTACGTATTTAATTTTCCCTAATAAAGTACAAACAAACTGTGAAAACTAAACATGTTACCTTTGACTTTTTTTGGTGGTGAAGTAAAGGTCCAACGTCGCGTAGATGCTTTACCCTAAACTCATATCCCAAAATGCAATGAGAATATTCTGTTTTGTTCCACAGatataaatgtttttagatttttactaGAAAATGATTTTcgataaatgattttatttattttatttatactaataaaaatagttactaaataaaaaaatctatctacaaattataataagtattttagtattttagcaaaaaaaatattttagtattatatatttattttaaaagatgaaACATTATTGGAAAGTAGGGAGTataataaaagtaatatatgttatttcatcaccgaagtttttttttcttttgagaacatCGATCACTGAAGTTCTTTGTAGATATTTTTTGTCAATCTgaaattctttttaaatatttatcaaaagtATACTCTTCTATTGAAACTAGCTAAGGTTTTATTTTGCTAGCTCGGTTTATTCATTCCACAAACTAACTTTTCAAAATAGATGTGTGCGTCTGTGGTGTAAAACAAGTTCATTATCAGTTAAGATGTATTTCATGTCGTTTTTCTACCCAAAAAATGTATATCATTTCGTcatagtaatatataaaaatgatgtCTGAACACTGTAGCGTTTTCAACGTGATCATAGTGTATGTGTCATATCATAACCTTACTAATAAAGTTTAGTACTTAGAATGACTACGTTTACGTGAATAGTTAAGCGACTACTTAACTGACGTTCACATAATGAACATCCACATAAATCTATATACTTTGGTTCTGGACGCAAAATATTTTGTCTTCTACTCTTTTCCGgcaccaaaagaaaaagaaaaaactcaaaTCAACCAAAACATGGATAGAAAACCCATATTATATAGTAAACTAAGCTGAATATActagatttgttaatatattgaGGGTTTGGTAGACTAGATTTTAAGAATATGCAAATTCCATTTCGATATTCTAGTTGTGAAATGTCTCTGTAATGCGGGCCAATCATTTGGATGAGAGATAAGCTGCGTGGCAAAGGCTGTGAACACTAAAGAAGAGCTTGAAAGAATATACCTAATTTGATCCATCACATGTATCACACTcccttattgtttttttttggacgaAAACTCCcttattgtttttctttcaaattattgtttgttttgtattcaTCTTACAATTTTCAATTCATGTGAATATTCATTTAGTTTACGTTCTACCCACGTGACATGACATGTTACCTTTAGGCTTtagctttctttctttttttgactaaaccttTAGCTTTCTTTATACTTTCGATTTTATAAATACAGCGGTGCGACCGACAAGttagtatgttttttttttttttttttaaatatatattattaaattaataaaacccGAACCGGGATTCAGAATCGATTACAATCACGCATTAGAGAACCCGTTTCTACCCGACATATTAAGCTTCCCTTACACAAACCTAACCGGCGCGGTCCACCTAAAAGCCAAAATATACACGGAACCGATAACGTTCTCTACCAAAGGAGACCTAGCTCGTGAAGATGGAATTAACGCAGGCTAACCCACATTGTCGGTACTTCCCGAGCATAGGAGACTGTACAATCGTCCTAGTTGGACTTCCAACCGGAGTAGCTGTAAACCGGTTTCTTATGCAATGAAGAACCTATCCGAACATTCCTCATCACAAAACCGGTATATCGGGAGAAGAGTCGAGCCACCGAACACTACAATACCTGCACAAGCCGGATGAACGCCACACCTTCCTAGCAAGAGAACGGGCTGTAATGGAGGCACCACCGAGAAATGAACTTCAGACCCTGCAAAAGAGAAGGAATGCGATCTACCGGAACAACCAATTAGCTAATCCGGTATCGGGATAATCCCACTCCAAGCAAGTCTCCACCGTCGAAACGAAGAGCCAAATGACACCATTAGCGCCTCAAGACGACGCCTTGCCCCGGGAACAGAGAACCTGTCCCAGTCTCTGTTGCGCCTCGTCCGGTAACACCGAGGGAGAGTCGGATCACCAAAACAAAGCGAGACTGAAGAGCTCCAACCTCAGCGCAAAAGGCAGAGCATCCACTACCCGGGGAAAGAGAACGGCCAAACAAAGGAAGAGCAGCCAACAAAGACGATGAAGACAAAGCCATAGACGACAAGCCTTCAACTCGGCTTAAGAACTGCAGACGAGGACTCACAGAAACACAGTAACCACGCAGCCACCATATTCATGTGTACGAACCGGTAGAAAGCTTCCACCGCCTCCCTTGAGCAACAGCAAATCTCCTTCCGCTGCAAGACACCAAGCAACAGAAAAGAGGAGAGCTGGAAAACCCCACTCCACAACGAAGTTCAACTTAACCCAAGCAAACACAAGACCATAGGAGAGAACTTGACCCAAATCCTCAATGCCACCATCACCAAAAGCTTAGACAGAACCGCAAAGTAAAACCGGGATCTTTTCGAAGCTTCCACCCTGAAACGCCGACTCCACTTGCCCTCAACCCTCACCGTCGTGCCGAAACTCCAGATCGACGACCACCAGCCTCGGATTCAGATCTCTCCGGAGTAGATCTAAAGGAACCGCGGCGGCGCACCTTCCACAGAAACAAGCAAGACGACAGCAAGACGGAAGGAGGGTGAAGTGGAGCAAATATCaaagaggagaaggagaggaggAGGCCTCCGGTGACCACGCGCTCAACCGCCGATCACCGGAGCAGAACGTGCcggatttttgtttttaacaaagaagaggaagagagaagatAGAGAGACTCGGGGAGTTATTTGCTCCACTTAGTATGTTAACTCTGTTATTTTTCTTAAACGActtattaatttagttattatatatAGTGATCCATATAAAGTATTTAGAAGAAACTGCTTTCTCTATTTAAATCATCAATATGTTCATCACTTTTATATCTCTGTAGTAGGTTCATTAATCATCTTGCTCCATCACGTAACTTATAGAAAGCATACTGTAGATGGATATATGTTTACGAATCTTGTTTCATCAGTTGAGTTCTGTTCATCTTCTATATTTTAACATCTTTAAACTAGAGCACATAATAATACTGTTCGCGAGAAAGTTACATAAGCTGTAAAATTGTAGGGAGATTTAGGGACTTACCCCAAACGAATGTCCAAATTAGAGATGTACCTATGATGGAACATAAACTGATTTTGTCATACCATTTAATATCAGAGAAGACGAAATCACCCCTCTTTTCTCATAAAGAGAAA
This genomic stretch from Raphanus sativus cultivar WK10039 chromosome 3, ASM80110v3, whole genome shotgun sequence harbors:
- the LOC130509064 gene encoding mannose-1-phosphate guanylyltransferase 1, which translates into the protein MKALILVGGFGTRLRPLTLSFPKPLVDFANKPMILHQIEALKAVGVDEVVLAINYQPEVMLNFLKDFEAKLEIKITCSQETEPMGTAGPLALARDKLVDGSGEPFFVLNSDVISEYPLKEMIEFHKAHGGEASIMVTKVDEPSKYGVVVMDETTGKVEKFVEKPKLFVGNKINAGIYLLNPSVLDKIELRPTSIEKETFPKIAAAQGLYAMVLPGFWMDIGQPKDYITGLRLYLDSLRKKSPAKLTTGAHIVGNVLVDETAKIGEGCLIGPDVAIGPGCVVESGVRLSRCTVMRGARIKKHACVSSSIVGWHSTVGQWARIENMTILGEDVHVGDEIYTNGGVVLPHKEIKSNILKPEIVM
- the LOC130510012 gene encoding delta-1-pyrroline-5-carboxylate synthase A-like, translated to IDKVLRGLRVGTLFHQDARLWAPVTDSTARDMAVAARESSRKLQALSSEDRKQILYSVADALEANEETIRAENELDVAAAQEAGLEESMVARLVMTPAKILSLAASVRKLADMEDPIGRVLKKTEVAEGLVLEKTSSPLGVLLIVFESRPDALVQIASLAIRSGNGLLLKGGKEARRSNAILHKVITDAIPETVGGKLIGLVTSREEIPDLLKLDDVIDLVIPRGSNKLVSQIKSTTKIPVLGHADGICHVYVDKACNLDMAKRIVSDSKLDYPAACNAMETLLVHKDLEQNAVLNELIFVLQNNGVTLYGGPKASTILNIPEARSFNHEYCSKACTVEVVEDVYAAIDHIHRHGSAHTDCIVTEDPEVAELFLRQVDSAAVFHNASTRFSDGFRFGLGAEVGISTGRIHARGPVGVEGLLTTRWIMRGKGQVVDGDNGIAYTHQDIPI